The sequence GCAGCCACCATCTCTTTGCCCTCGGGCGAACTTGCCGTACCGATCACGGTCAGCCCTGCTCGCTTTGCCCACTGCACGGCCGCAAGGCCCACGCCGCCAGATGCCCCGTGAATGAGGACGCTCTCGCCCACCTTTGCGTCGGCCTTCTGAAACAGTGCACGGTAGCTGGTTGCGTATGGCGTCCAGATACCTGCGCCCTGTTCAAAGGTCACATTGTCGGGCAACAGTCCCAGGTGTTTCTCATCGCAGAGCGAATACTCAGCATATGTCCCCGTCAGCGAACCGGCAGTATAAACACGATCACCGACGTTGAACCGCTTGACGGCTTCGCCGATCGCTTCGACAATGCCCGCACCGTCCTTGCCGGGCGTGTAGGGCAGTTTCGGCGCGTGCGCGTGGTTGCCGGTCCGAAGATATGTATCTACGGGATTTACGCCTGCGGCGTGGACGCGAACGAGCACCTCGCCGGCCGCGGGCTGCGGTGTTTCAACGTCGGCGATACGCATGACGTTGGGTTCGCCAAATTCTCGAACGACGATCGCTCTCATAACCTGAAGATTACACAAACGCATTAAAAATGAACAGTTTGACCGTGCTCAGCTTGCTGTTGCAGCCGTTAATCTCCATCCTATACTGATGCGGTCGCTCGGCTACGGCGAGTTGATACGCGGCAACCGCAACTTTCGCAATCTGCTCGCCGGGCAATTCATCTCTGAACTTGGGAATTGGTTCAACTTTATCGCGGGCCTGGGACTGGTGCGTCTTGTCTCGGATGCCTCACCCATTGCGGCTGGGGTGTTCTTTCTGGCAAGGATGCTGCCGTTTGCACTAGCGTCGCCGATAGCAGGGACATTTGTTGATCGATTCTCGAGGCGTCAGGTGATGATCGCGACCGATGTATTGCGGTTCGGCGTTGCGTTGTCGTTTCTCCTTGTCCGGGACGCCGGCGACCTCTGGATCGCCTATCTTGCAACGATCCTGTTGCATACCTTTGGAGCCTTTTTCGATGGTGCGAAGAATGCGGCCGCTCCGAATCTGACCGGAAAGGAAGGGCTTCTCGCGGGCACCGCTCTGCTATTTTCGACACGCTTCTTGCTTATGGCGATAGGCTCCGCATTGGGCGGCTGGGCGTCGGCAATATTTGGCTATCAGGCCGCATTTATCATTAACGCTCTTTCGTTCCTCGTCTCGGCCTGGTCGGTCTGGCGAATCCCTGAGGAGGCCACTCGCGACGACGAGACGGGCCTCCGAATGCGCGACAAGGCCGCGCGACGGCCATTCATGCAGGAGCTTCGTGAGGGCCTCGTTTATTCGGTCAAGAATCATTTTGCTCTGACGATCCTGATAATGAACGTCATCTGGGCAACAGGCGGCGGGGCGATCAATATCATCTATGAGCGGATTGGCGGCGTCGAATTTGCGGCGACCGAGGGCTGGAATCCTGATATCGCCGTCGCGATCTTGTGGACGGCCACCGGTCTGGGCCTGACGATAGGGATGCTCATAGCGCATCGCACCTCCGCCTATCTTGACCGGCGAGGCCGACACTACGGGTTTATCGGCTGGGCGCTGATCGTGCATGGCGTGATCTTTTCGGTAGGCGGTTTGATGCCGACGCTTGTGCTGTTCGCGATCATCGTCTTTGTCTCGCGGGCGATAGTCGGCGTCGAGTATGCGGTGCAGGAGACGATGTTTCAGCGCAGCCTGCCCGATAAGATTCGCGGCCGCATATCGACACTTGACCGTGGGGCAGAACTGACGGTTTTCGGCCTGATGAGCTATGTGGCGGGCGAACTAATGCTTTACATGACGCCACAGGCGTTGACGATAATTTCCGGAATTCTGTCAGCCCTGGCCGGTGTCGTGTGGTTTATTCGAGAGGGGCGAACGGCACGCTCGGGCGGGTTGCGCGACCTTACGCAGTGATGATAACGGCTTTGGTCCCGGTCAACTCAGAAAAGTCTTTGGTGTAAATAGTGTCCACCCGTCTGATGGCGGCTATCGTATCGACGATGTCTTGCGTCGTAATAAAGCCCGATTCGACGTGGGCGAGGGCCCAGTTGCGGATATGTGACGCACGGCGAAGCGTGGCTTCGAGCAGGTGCAGGTATTGTGACTTTGTCTCGGTCGGAGCGCCGAGCTTGCCGTGTTGGTTGAGTTCGAGACGGTCCCAAAAATCGCTTCCTTGACGCAGCCATTCCTCTCGCCATGCCGAGCGGCCGAGATATGTCCTGAGGCCGTGTGCATGAGCGCCCGGCAGCCGCAGGAACATCAAATCGCCCGTCGCCTCCGCAAGAAAGTCGTCAGCCGACCTGTTATAAGCGGTATTTTCCTGGCCGTTCCCATGTGGTTCCGGTTGGATCGACCACAGTCGGCGAAAGACATTCGACAGCGGCTGCCGGAGCTCGCGTGTTTCGTCGGCGAACGAGAGCACGTAATCACCTGTTGCCATGGCGATGGTCGATGCGATGGCCCGCAAATTCGACGACTGGAGCCGATCAATATTCCGGCGGACATTGTCGAACCACCACGAATCCGTCTCCGAGAACCAATTGGTCAGTGAGGGATTGATGAGTTTGTAACCGGGAACATAGGCATCTTCCAGCACCGTGTTTACGTCATCCGCGGAGAGGCGTTCGAAGCCGTTCGTTATCTGTGCGACACAGCGGACCCAGGACGACTGCAGCGGATCATTTGCCATAACGCGGGCGTTCCAGCGTTTGAGATACGCTCCGAGCGCAGGCCTGTCAGTAAACGGCAGCAGGACGGAATCAAACTTGAGACGCCGGACCACATTGAGATCAAACGCGAGCCAGCTTTTCGGCGATATCTTCGTTTGGCTAAGCATCTATTGCGTTGCGTGGATATGAACGGCTGCCGCGGCGGGTTGTTCAGCCTGCGGGATCGAGATGAAGGCCCGCACTACGGCCGGATCAAATTCGATCCCTGCCCATTCGATCAGATATTTTCGGGCCTCGTCCACCGATATCGGCTGCCGAAACGGCCGTGCGGCGGTCATCGATGCGTAAGTGTCAGCGACTCGCAATATTCGTGCCGCGAGCGGCGTCTGGTCGCCCTCGATGCCGTCAGGGTAACCGCAGCCGTTCCACCATTCATGATGCCAACGAATAATAAGTTGAACGCCGCGCGGCAGCCCGAGCTTTGCGGCCTCCTGCTCACCGATCACAGGATGTCGCTGTAGGTCGAGCAATTCGCTTACGCTTAGGTCGCGAGGCGAGTGAATATACTCGCGGTTCATTGACATCTCGCCGAGGTCGTGGACGAGAGCGGCCTGTTTTAAAAGGAACCGATCGCGCGACGCGAGATTGAACGAGGCACTCAAGGCATCTGATATCGACGCAACGTGAGCGGCGTGCCCGGCGGGGTACCGTTCAAAATCGTCCATTTGCGCCGAAATCCGCAGGAGCTTCTCTTCAGCGTCGGTCCTTTCGGCAAGTATGCTCTCCACGACTGATAGTTTCCCTTTTTTGTTGGGATAGTTTCAAGTAGCCGGTCAATCTCAATTCTCTAGACCTTTGCCTTGAGCGATTCCAGCATCTGCTGCGCCTCTCGATTGCTCGGGAATTTTGCCAACAGGCGCGTAAGTTCGCCCTCGGCCCGTTTTATTAGATTCATCTTTATGAAGAACTCAGCGAGCATAAGACGGAACGTCCAATTATCGGGATCGAGCTTGAGGGCAGCCTGCATTTCAGCCTCGGCCTTGTGCCGCTGCTTTTGGTCCTCTGAGAGGGCCTTGCCGTAATACGCATGATATTTTGCATTCTTTGGTGCGTAGTGGGCTGCTCGGGCGAGCAACGGCAGGGCATTCTCATTGTCACCGTCCATAAGCAGGTTGAAACCGACTTGGAAGCTCTCGGCCGCCTGTTCCAACTGCAGGCTGGCGTTGCCTGCTGCACCGTCCGCTTGGTTTTTCTCACGGGCTGCGAGTTCTTTGCGCATTCGATAATCGTACATTTCGCGAGATTCGCTGCTCTTTAGCGTCTCGTGTGCCTGAGCCAGTTCGGTAAAGGCGTGCTGAACGCGTCTAAATGTCTCGCCGCCGGCGGCGTGAAAGCGATCTGGATGGAACATCTTTGCCAATGCAAAGTAGGATCGTTTTATTTTGCTTGCTTCATCCGACACATCGACGCCCAGTATGTCGTAATATGTGGCGGCATTCTCGACCCTGTCGAGATACTCATCCAACGAGAGCGTGATCTCCGGAACGGGGGCGTGCACATCGGCCGGTGGTGCTTCGACGGTTGGCTCGACGGTTGCAACAGCTTCCGGAGTACCCGGAAGCTTTGCCTCGCGACGCAGTTCGAGCTTTGCGGTTCGCATCGCGGCGACGGCCTCGGGAGAAAGGGCCGGCTGCCAATCGTAACGTTCGAGAAGCCCACCAAGCCAAAGGGTATAGATCAGGTGCAACGCCGTGGCATCGGAGTAGGACGAGACGTCGACAATGTTCTGTGCGGTTAGCTTGCCCGTGTCGGTGCACCACAGAACGAACGATTCCTCGGCCGTCAATTCAAACCCCTCGACGGCTAGATCGGAGCGGCCAAAAACCTCGTCAAAGCTGCGAAATCGATCCATCAGGATCGCTTCCGGCATGCATCGCCCGTAGTCGATCAGCAGCCTGCGGGTGTCGATATCGAAGGATAGTCCGTCGCGGATCCTCGCGAGCGAACTGAATGTCCAGTCACCGCTTGCCCACGTCATGAGGTCGACGATGATGGCCTCGATCTGTTCGGTAAAGAGCCGTTCGATATCACTCTTGGTCAGAAAATGTTTTTCTTCAAGATAGGCCGCAAGTTCGTGATCGTTAGCAAAGTTAGATATCTGTTTCAGGTCTTCCTTCTTTAGCCTGTTTCGCCGAAGCAGAATGTCGAAAAGCCGTGATGAACGTGCGTTCGAGACAGCAAAAGCTACACGTCCTGACTTGAAATATACGACGCACTTCTTCTCTTTGTCCGACACGCGCAGGCTGCCATTGAGCCGTGCGGTGGCGATTTCCGCCATCAATTCGGCAAACGGATGGGTCAGGACAGTTCCCTGAACTTCGAGTTCGGACTGCGAGGTCATGCTAGGCAGAAAGCGCGGGAGCAGGCGAAACGACCGAATGACGGCCTTCTCTCAAGGATATCAAATACTCACAGCGAAAGTTAAGACCTATTTTTAGCGTTCGGTCACGCTATCTGTTAGCATTTTGAGCATCTGCAAGCATGGCCACTGATCTGGAAATTCGCGAATGTACTACGTTGGACGAAATGGCCGCATGCGTACAATTGCAGCGTGCGGTTTTCCCTCTGCCGGAGGCCGAGATATCGCCGGTCCGCCACTTTGTTGTGACGAAGAACGCAGGAGGATTCGCGCTGGGAGCCTTTGACGGCGGCCGTCTAGCAGGCTTTTCATTGAGCGTTCCGGCATTTCTGCGCGGTGCGCGGGCCTTCTATTCGCACATGACAGGCGTCCTGCCGGAATATCAATCTCACGGGTTAGGAGCGAAATTAAAATGGGCCCAGAGAGAACGGGCCCTGGCTCTCGGCGTCAATTATGTTAAGTGGACCTTCGAGCCGGTTAAAGCCCGGAACGCCTACTTTAATATCGAGAAGCTCGGAGCGATCGTCGGCGAGTTTCGGGAGAATTTCTACGGAGTTGACTATGCGACGGCTCCGGAATTAAGACAGGGCATGGCAAGTGACAGACTCTTTGCCGAATGGCATCTCGCGAGCGACAAGGTCGCCGCTCTGGCTAATGGCGACGGTGTCAGCGAACCGCAGCCGCCTGTCGCGAATATCGAGATCATGAACGACTGGCCCGGTCTGGTAGCAGCCGACCCTGAGAAAGCCCGAACCGAGCAATTACGGATCCGCTTGGAGTTTCAAGAGGCGTTCGAATTCGGTTTCATCTGCCGCGGATTTTACCGGGACAAGGATCGGCCCGCGTTTTTGCTTTACAGGTCATAGTGATGTCCATCTTTGAGATCGATCCCGATATCAAGAAAGCCCGGACGCTCTCATCGGATTTCTACACCGATCGAGCTTGGTTTGAACTCTCAAAAGAAGAAATATTCGCGCATTCGTGGCAATTCCTTGGGCACGAAAGCCAATTCACCGGCCTGACGCCGTTGACGCTTCTGCCCGGAATGCTCGATGAACCGGTTTTGCTCGCGCAGAAGGGCGATCAGTTCCGCTGTCTCTCGAATGTCTGCACGCATCGCGCAAAAATATTGGTCGAGGAGCCGTGCGAGGCTAAGCTGATCCGCTGCGGATATCACGGCCGGCGGTTCTCGCTTGACGGGAAATTCGTGTCGATGCCGGAATTCGAGGGCGTAGAGGATTTTCCGTCTGACGCCGACAACCTAAAGCAGGTGGAATTCGCAGTGCGGCAAGGTTTTATGTTCGCGTCTGTCGAATCTAAGGCGTCGTTCGATACGTTCACGGCCGATGCAGCAGAA is a genomic window of Chloracidobacterium sp. containing:
- a CDS encoding NADPH:quinone reductase; protein product: MRAIVVREFGEPNVMRIADVETPQPAAGEVLVRVHAAGVNPVDTYLRTGNHAHAPKLPYTPGKDGAGIVEAIGEAVKRFNVGDRVYTAGSLTGTYAEYSLCDEKHLGLLPDNVTFEQGAGIWTPYATSYRALFQKADAKVGESVLIHGASGGVGLAAVQWAKRAGLTVIGTASSPEGKEMVAAHGADAVFDHSDEEHFAATSEFTGGKGVDIIIEMLANVNLEHDFECLAMFGRVVTVGSRGSIEFTPRLAMTKDATIYGMSLFNAPQPLLDEIHPAIYDGLSKGHLLPVVSRTFELDDAPEAHRQVMENKALGKIVISL
- a CDS encoding MFS transporter, encoding MRSLGYGELIRGNRNFRNLLAGQFISELGNWFNFIAGLGLVRLVSDASPIAAGVFFLARMLPFALASPIAGTFVDRFSRRQVMIATDVLRFGVALSFLLVRDAGDLWIAYLATILLHTFGAFFDGAKNAAAPNLTGKEGLLAGTALLFSTRFLLMAIGSALGGWASAIFGYQAAFIINALSFLVSAWSVWRIPEEATRDDETGLRMRDKAARRPFMQELREGLVYSVKNHFALTILIMNVIWATGGGAINIIYERIGGVEFAATEGWNPDIAVAILWTATGLGLTIGMLIAHRTSAYLDRRGRHYGFIGWALIVHGVIFSVGGLMPTLVLFAIIVFVSRAIVGVEYAVQETMFQRSLPDKIRGRISTLDRGAELTVFGLMSYVAGELMLYMTPQALTIISGILSALAGVVWFIREGRTARSGGLRDLTQ
- a CDS encoding HD domain-containing protein; amino-acid sequence: MESILAERTDAEEKLLRISAQMDDFERYPAGHAAHVASISDALSASFNLASRDRFLLKQAALVHDLGEMSMNREYIHSPRDLSVSELLDLQRHPVIGEQEAAKLGLPRGVQLIIRWHHEWWNGCGYPDGIEGDQTPLAARILRVADTYASMTAARPFRQPISVDEARKYLIEWAGIEFDPAVVRAFISIPQAEQPAAAAVHIHATQ
- a CDS encoding DnaJ domain-containing protein is translated as MTSQSELEVQGTVLTHPFAELMAEIATARLNGSLRVSDKEKKCVVYFKSGRVAFAVSNARSSRLFDILLRRNRLKKEDLKQISNFANDHELAAYLEEKHFLTKSDIERLFTEQIEAIIVDLMTWASGDWTFSSLARIRDGLSFDIDTRRLLIDYGRCMPEAILMDRFRSFDEVFGRSDLAVEGFELTAEESFVLWCTDTGKLTAQNIVDVSSYSDATALHLIYTLWLGGLLERYDWQPALSPEAVAAMRTAKLELRREAKLPGTPEAVATVEPTVEAPPADVHAPVPEITLSLDEYLDRVENAATYYDILGVDVSDEASKIKRSYFALAKMFHPDRFHAAGGETFRRVQHAFTELAQAHETLKSSESREMYDYRMRKELAAREKNQADGAAGNASLQLEQAAESFQVGFNLLMDGDNENALPLLARAAHYAPKNAKYHAYYGKALSEDQKQRHKAEAEMQAALKLDPDNWTFRLMLAEFFIKMNLIKRAEGELTRLLAKFPSNREAQQMLESLKAKV
- a CDS encoding GNAT family N-acetyltransferase, whose translation is MAACVQLQRAVFPLPEAEISPVRHFVVTKNAGGFALGAFDGGRLAGFSLSVPAFLRGARAFYSHMTGVLPEYQSHGLGAKLKWAQRERALALGVNYVKWTFEPVKARNAYFNIEKLGAIVGEFRENFYGVDYATAPELRQGMASDRLFAEWHLASDKVAALANGDGVSEPQPPVANIEIMNDWPGLVAADPEKARTEQLRIRLEFQEAFEFGFICRGFYRDKDRPAFLLYRS